The following DNA comes from Halalkaliarchaeum sp. AArc-CO.
CGAAACGACACCGACGAGACCGTGGTGTTCACGGCGAGCCTCTGTCCGCTGCCGTCCTAGCGGAGGACCGCCGTTTCGCACCGTCAGGAACCCGTTGACTCCGACGGAGGAGAACCCCTTTAAGAGCCCCGACCGTCCGAATACGCATGAGCGAGCGACGCGGTGCCGTCTCCCGGGAGACAGCCGAGACCGACGTGGAGGTGACGCTCGTCGTCGACGGCGACGGCGAAAGCGAGATCGACACCGGCGTGAGCTTCTTCGATCACATGCTCGCGTCGTTTTCGAAACACGGGCTGTTCGACCTGACGGTCCGGTGTGACGGCGACCTCGAGATCGACGACCACCACACCGTCGAGGACGTCGCCATCGCGCTCGGCGAGGCGTTCGAGGAGGCGCTGGGCGACAAGCGCGGCATCGTCCGGTACGCCGACCGGCGGGTCCCGCTGGACGAGGCCGTCTCGAGCGTCGTCGTCGACGTCTCGGGTCGCCCGCGGTGGTACTTCGAGGGCGAGTTCTCACAGGAACAGGTCGGCGGGTTCACGAGCGACATGGCCCGCCACTTCGGCGAGTCGCTGGCGATGAACGCCGGCCTCACTCTCCACGCCGGCGTCGACGGCGAGAACGCCCACCACGAGATCGAGGCGCTATTCAAGTGCCTCGCCCGGGCGCTCGACGACGCCACCCGGATCGACGAGCGGCGGAGCGACACGCCGAGCACGAAAGGAGAGCTGTAAAAGAGGACACCCACGACACACTCGCCGCGCTCAAAGGTGAAGACGAGACGTTCGACGACGTACTCTCGCGTTTGATCCAGGACCGTTGCGAACGGGTGCAAGCGGGCGCCGGACTCTGGGAAGGGACCGATGCCGCCGAGAAAGCCCGGGAGAAGCGATGGGAGATGAAGCGGTAGGTCTGTTCCACGTGGCCGTATCCGACAGCAGTGTACTCACCGACTATTTAGCTGGCGAACGGAAGGCCGTTGACTACGTCGAGTCGCACGCAAACGAGAGAGCCCTCGTCCCGAAGTTAGCGATGTTCGAGGTGTATCAGGGACGTGCTCACCGTCGATTTTCTCTGAGTCCGAACTCGACGCCAGTCAGTTCCGCCGAAACCTCCCACAGCCGCCGCGCAGCCTCGCGGTCGTACGATCGCTCGGAGGAACGTTGTCGCTCTGGCGGCCCGCGCATAGTGAAGAATCCACCGGGGCCGTAGTACTCGCCACCCTGGACATCGGAGGCGGTCGCGGCGTACAGCGTCGGCAACGCGCCGTCTGCCGCCGGCTGGGCGAAGACCGCGTTCGCGGCGCGCATCATCACTTTTCGAACCGCAGAGTCAGTCATTTCGGGACCGCGCGATTGCAGGCTGGTGTCGGCGTATCCCGGGTGAACCCCGACACTTGTGATGTCGACCTCGGCGTCCTCGACCCGCCGGTCGAGCTCGTAGGCGAAAAGCAGGTTCGCGAGCTTCGACTGTGCGTACGCGTCCCACTTGCCGTACGACTCCTCCCCGTGGAGGTCCTCGAAGTCGATCTCCCCACGTTCGTGCATCCCGCTGGAGACGGTAACCACCCGTGCGTCGTCATCGAGCGAGTCGACCAGCGTCCCCGTGAGCGCGAAGTGTCCCAGGTGGTTGACGCCGAACTGTCGCTCGAACCCGTCCTCGGTTTCCCGTCTCGGAATTCCCATGATCCCGGCGTTGTTCACCAGGACGTCGATCGGGTAGTCGTCGAGCTCCAGCCGTTTCGGAAACGACGTCACCGACTCGAGATCGGCGAGATCGAGTCGCCGGACTACGACGTCGCCTGCGTTCGTCTCCCCTGTGTTCCTGATCGACGCCCGAACCGCTTTGGCTGCGGCCTCGCCCCGGTCCAGGCTCCGGCAGGCCATCACAACCCGGGCACCCTTCCGGACGAGAACCTTCGCCGCCTCGAACCCGATCCCGCTGTTCGCGCCCGTGATCACGATCCGACGACCGGTCTGCGGTGGGACGTCGTCGACAGTCCAGACCATTTATTCGAGGAGTTCGATCGCGTCGTCCCCGTTCGGCACCGCACACAGGAACGCACCCTCCACCTCGCCGTCGTTGCGGTACCAGTGGACGGTGCCCGCGGGGATCAACAGCGCGTCGCCCGCCGAGACGACGTACTCCTCGGCGTCGTCACCCTCCCCGATGCCGACAGTGTACTCCCCCGCGAGGACGTACTGTTCGTGCTCGACCTCGTTGGTGTGTTTCGGAACCTCGGCGCCCGGCGCGAGGGTGAACCGCCGGATCGCGAAGTTCGGCGCCCCGTCGGACTCGTCGATCAGAACGCCTTTTTCGAGACCGTCGGCGGCGGCGACCGCCTCGTACGTGACGTCTGCTGTGCGCTTGACGACCGGATCGACGTTTCGAGAGGATGTATCGTTCACATTCGATCACTGGATCCCGACGAACAAAAACCCGGGCGCCAGCACGCTTTTAAGGCCCATCGGACCGAAGGCAAACTATGCGCGGTATTCACATCGGGAGCGCGTTCGGTATCCCCGTCAGACTCAACTGGACGTTTCTCATCATTCTCCCGATCTTCGCGTACATCATCGGCGCGGACATCGGACTGATTGCCGAGGCGTTAAACGAACTGTTCGCCGCCGACATCGACATCGGACAGCTCGAAAACGGAATGACCCAGTGGGTGCTCGGACTGGTTGCCGCGATCGGATTGTTCGTCGGCGTGCTGCTCCACGAGTTCGGCCACTCGCTGGTCGCGATGCGGTACGGCTACGAGATCGACTCGATCACGCTGTGGCTGCTGGGCGGACTCGCGAGCTTCACCGAGTTCCCCGAAAACTGGAAACACGAGTTCTGGATCGCGATCGCCGGGCCGGTGGTCAGCGTCGCCGTCGGCGTCGTCGCGTACGTCGGCTTCCTGTTGACGCCGTCGGGGCTGGACGGCGTGGCGTTCGTGCTGGGCTATCTGGCGCTGCTCAACGTCGTGCTCGCGGTTTTCAACATGCTCCCCGGCTTCCCGATGGACGGCGGTCGGGTACTCCGGGCGCTTCTGGCACGCAACCGCCCGCACGCGAAGGCGACCCAGATGGCCGCCGAAGTGGGGAAGATCTTCGCGTTCGTGCTCGGGCTGCTCGGGTTGTTCGCGTTCAACGTGATTTTGATCCTGCTCGCGTTCTTCATCTACATCGCCGCCTCCGGAGAGGCCCAGCAGACCGTACTCAAAGCCACCTTCGAAGGCGTCTGCGTCCGCGACGTGATGACCCCCAGAAACGAACTCAAGACCGTGACGGAAATCGAAACCGTCGCGGAGCTGTTCGAACGCATGTTTCGGGAGCGCCACACCGGCTATCCGGTCGTCCGTGGCGGGGAACTGGTCGGGGTGGTGACCCTCGACGATGCGAGCGATATCAAAGAGATCGAGCGCGACGCGTACCGGATCGAGGACATCATGTCGTCCGACGTGGCGACGATCCAGCCCGACGACGACGCGTTGACTGCCCTGCGAACCATGCAAGAGAACGGTGTCGGTAGACTGCCAGTCGTTGACGAGGACGGGACTCTCGTCGGTCTCATCTCCCGGACCGACCTGATGACCGCCTTCGAGGTCATCCAGTCGGGTGGATCGGTCAGCGCCTTCGACGACGAGGCCATTCCGGGGCCGTTCGACGCCGGAAGCCCGTCGAAGTGAACGGAGAGCAGGGCAGCGCTACGTTTCTATTTCCTCGTCGCCGGCGCCAGGCGCGTGTCGCTTCACGCGTTCGACCGCCTCGATACAGCCGGATCGGGAGGCGTACCCCTCGCCCGAATCGGCGATGATGTTGCCGTTCCGGTGTCGCAGCCGCCAGCGCCACTCCCCGCCTTTGTCCTCGTACACCTCGAACGCGGCGCGTTCGACGTCGAGGACGTCCGCCTCGCGGGCGTACTCGCGAACGCGATCGACGGCCTCGATGCAGCCAGACCTGGCGGAGTAGCCCTCCCCAGAGTCTGCGATGACGTTCCCGTTCCGGTGGACGAGCCGCCAGCGCCACTCGCCGCCCTTGTCCTCGTACACCTCGAAGACGGCGTCGGTGTTGGTTTCTTCCTCGGGTTCGGTCCCCGGGTCGACGATCGGCGCCTCGGTAACGTTCTTCCGGACGCTTTCGAGTCCCTTCCGGGCGTCACTGCGGCGGGTGTATCCCTGGCCGGAGTCGCCGAGGATGTTCCCGTTCTCGTGGAGGAGCCGCCAGCGATACTGGCCGGCCCGGTCGCGGTACACCTCGAACGCCGCCGGGTCGATGTCGAGATAATCCGCCGCCGAAACGTGATCGCGGACGTTCCGCATCGCCCGCCGTGTGTTGGACTTCGAGGCGTACCCCTCGCCCGAGTCGGCGACGATGTTGCCGTTTTCGTGTCTGAGCCGCCAGCGCCACCGGCCGCCCTCGTCCTCGAACACCTCGAACGTGGCAGCGCTCTCGAGGTCCTCGTCGACGCTGGGTACCGCGAGGTCGGGTTCGTCGGCGTCTTCGGGAACCGGCTCGCCGTCCTCGGTCGTCGTCTCGACGGCCTCGGATTCGAGCCGCAGGACGCCCGCACCGAGCGCGTTCCGCATCACGCTGTGCATTCCCTGCTGGCACTTCTGGCGGGAGCTGTACCCCTGTCCGGCCGCCGCGATCACGTTTCCGTTGCGGTGTCGGAGCCGCCAGCGGTGTTTCCCGCCCCGGTCCTCGAACAGTTCGAACCGTGCACTCGAACTGTGCAGCGCCGCGAGCTCGGCCTCGCGCTCGGAGAGTTCCTCCTCGAGTTCCGAGAGTTCCTCCTGCCGGGCGGCGAGATCACCCTCGAGTTCGTCGACTCGAGACTGTGACTCCTCGACACGCGCAGAGGAGGTCTCGAGTTCCGCACGCTGTCGTTCGGTCGTCTCGGTGAGCTGTGCGTGTTCGTCGTACACCGGATCGGTCCACAGCGGGACGACGGTGCCGGCGAGCCCGATGACGATCAGTCCGACCGTGTACACGCCGATGATGTCGATCCGGCCGGTCGCCCGGGGCCACCCGCCGGGGAACACCGACAGGAACCAGACCACCGCGCCCACCGAGAGCAACCCACCGACGACAGCGAGCCACATCGCGGTCCGTCGCAGTGGGAACCGGATCACCGCGCCGATCATGATCAGCGGCGGCGCGAGTGCCGCCAGCGCGTAGCCGATCCCACGTGAGACCGTCTGGGCGTCCGTGACGGCGAAGACGATCACGCCGAGCAGGCCAGCGAGGACGCCGATCACGAACAGCCAGTAGCCGAAGATTTCGTCGTCCGTTCTGGCCGTCCCGATCCGGTTCGTGTACAACGATTGGAGCATTCCGGATGGTTGTTGGTCCGACATATGTGTGAGATGAACTGCCAACTATATACCAGTATGCACCCGGCTGAAACTAGTTCGTCGCCCGGGTTGGTCGTTCGACCGCTGCCTCTTCCCGGGTTCAATCTCGCCTTCCGGCGTTTCCACTCCTCCCTGCGGTCGTCGTGGAAAAGTCCGGGTGCGAGAATCGAACCCGCGTCTCAGCCTCCACAAGGCTGAAGGATAACCACTACCCCAACCCGGACACGCGTTTCAACGTACGCCGTCTGGATGGCATATACGTTACGAAACGGAAAAGGGACTATGCTTCGACGAGCAGTTGATCCGCGGTCAACACCCGCGTCCCGATCGGCTTTTTGACGTACTCGCCGGCAGACCGGGCCACGAGCTGGTCGACGCCACGCTGGGCCGCCACGTCGAGGAGACGCTGGGTCGCCTCCCCGTCGAGGACCACCGCGTGTGGCGCCGCCTCCCGACGCTCGACGACGTCGAACGCCTCCTCGGCGTCGATTTCCTCGAGGAGTTCGAACTCCGCATCGAGCAGTCGGGCGAGTCCCGTCGATTCCGTGATGACCTCCTCGACGTGACTCCGGAGGGTTCGAGGCTCCTCTGTGGACGCGTCCGCGTCGGGCTCGCCGGGTGCATCTTCGGTGGGGTCGGGCTCCCCGCGGTCTCTCGGTTCCTCGTCACCACCGGGACCGTCACCTGTGTCGACACCGTCGGCGTCGGATTGCGCTACCTCCGGTTCCGCCAGCTCGGACCCCTCGCTCGGTTCGACGTCGACAGTGGATTCGACGTCGCGATCGTTGGTTTCGCCCGTCTCCGCCTGCTGGTCGTCCGTCGCAGTCTCCTCCGATTCGTCTTCGGTATCTCCGTCGTCGATCCGATCAGGGGTCGCCGGGTCAGTCGGAACCCGCGACCCCGACAGAGGGTCCGTACCGTCACCCTGTAGCGAGAGCCGGGCGTTCGGTTCGTCGGCGATCTGGGCGTACGGCACCTTCGCCCGGAGCGCGTCCATGACCTCCGTCCGGTCGAGCTCCTCGACGGAGCGGCCCGCCGGCGCGAACGTCACGTAATCGACGTTGCCGACCTGGGCGAGCTCCTGGAGGATGAGCTCGCCGCCGCGGTCGCCGTCCAGAAACGCCGTCACCGTCCGTTCTTCGGTGAGGTCGGCGATCGCGTCCGGAACGTTTGTCCCCTCGACCGCGACGGCGTTTTTGATGCCACACTGGAGCAGCCGCCCGACGTCGGCCCGCCCCTCGACGACGATGACGGCGTCGGAGTCGTAGACGCGAGGACCGGCAGGGAGCCCATCGTACTCGTCGATGTCGTCGATCCGAGCGGACTCGCGGACCTCGGTGAGGATCTCCTCGCTGGAGATGATCGACTCGTCGAACCCCTCCGCGAGCAGCTCCTTGGCCCGGTCGACGACCGCCCGGCGCTTTGCCGCGCGGACGTCCTCGATGTCCGCCACTTCGATGTGAGCGTGGCACGGTCCCACACGGGTGATCGTCTCGAGCGAGGCCGCCAGGATCGCCGTCTCCGCCTTGTTCAGGCTGGAGGCGATCGTCACCTCGCCGAACGACTGTCCGTTCTCCGATTCGATCTGTACGTCGATGCGACCGACCTTCGAGGCCTGCTGGAGCTCCCGGAGGTCCAGCTCCTCGCCGAGTAGCCCCTCGGTCTGTCCGAAAACCGCGCCGACCACGTCCGAGCGTTCGACGACGCCGTCGGCGGCGATGGTCGCGTGAATGAGATATTTTGCTGTGTCGTTCATGGATGTGTCCCCCTCGACGCGCGAGGCGGTGTGAATGTGGGTGAGATGATGGTTGTGTGGCTGTCGCGGCGTGAATTCCCACGACACACCCGACCAGATCGGCCGGGCCACACGATTGCAGTGTCACCGGAGCTATCATACGAACGGTCGCCGCATATACCTGTCGTCGCGGTCTCAGCGCTGATATTTCGCCGGTCGAACCGGGCGACGGCTGAAGGGAAACGGACAACTACCTGGGCGGCCACGGGTTCTAACAACTGACCGATGCCCCGAACCGAAACCGTCCTGTGGGCCCTCGCGTTCCTGCTGCTCGTCGTCTTTTCGGTGCCGTGGTTCCTGTGGGGCAACGCGACCGTCGTCGCGGGACTGCCGATCTGGCTGTGGTGGCACATCGGCTGGATGATGCTTGCGGCGATCGTCTTTTACGCGTTCACCAGGCGTGCGTGGGATCGCGAGATGGGAATCGATCCGGACTCGAACGGTGAGACGCCGTGATCGGCGGGGGACTGCAGTTCGCGATCGTCGTCGGCTACCTGTTCGTAGCGCTCGGGATCGGCCTGCTCGCCTACTGGGTCTCGGAGGCGACCGCCGAGGACTACTT
Coding sequences within:
- the hisB gene encoding imidazoleglycerol-phosphate dehydratase HisB, with product MSERRGAVSRETAETDVEVTLVVDGDGESEIDTGVSFFDHMLASFSKHGLFDLTVRCDGDLEIDDHHTVEDVAIALGEAFEEALGDKRGIVRYADRRVPLDEAVSSVVVDVSGRPRWYFEGEFSQEQVGGFTSDMARHFGESLAMNAGLTLHAGVDGENAHHEIEALFKCLARALDDATRIDERRSDTPSTKGEL
- a CDS encoding antitoxin VapB family protein — translated: MPRPGARRRHPDRRAAERHAEHERRAVKEDTHDTLAALKGEDETFDDVLSRLIQDRCERVQAGAGLWEGTDAAEKAREKRWEMKR
- a CDS encoding oxidoreductase, whose translation is MVWTVDDVPPQTGRRIVITGANSGIGFEAAKVLVRKGARVVMACRSLDRGEAAAKAVRASIRNTGETNAGDVVVRRLDLADLESVTSFPKRLELDDYPIDVLVNNAGIMGIPRRETEDGFERQFGVNHLGHFALTGTLVDSLDDDARVVTVSSGMHERGEIDFEDLHGEESYGKWDAYAQSKLANLLFAYELDRRVEDAEVDITSVGVHPGYADTSLQSRGPEMTDSAVRKVMMRAANAVFAQPAADGALPTLYAATASDVQGGEYYGPGGFFTMRGPPERQRSSERSYDREAARRLWEVSAELTGVEFGLRENRR
- a CDS encoding cupin domain-containing protein, producing MNDTSSRNVDPVVKRTADVTYEAVAAADGLEKGVLIDESDGAPNFAIRRFTLAPGAEVPKHTNEVEHEQYVLAGEYTVGIGEGDDAEEYVVSAGDALLIPAGTVHWYRNDGEVEGAFLCAVPNGDDAIELLE
- a CDS encoding CBS domain-containing protein, whose product is MRGIHIGSAFGIPVRLNWTFLIILPIFAYIIGADIGLIAEALNELFAADIDIGQLENGMTQWVLGLVAAIGLFVGVLLHEFGHSLVAMRYGYEIDSITLWLLGGLASFTEFPENWKHEFWIAIAGPVVSVAVGVVAYVGFLLTPSGLDGVAFVLGYLALLNVVLAVFNMLPGFPMDGGRVLRALLARNRPHAKATQMAAEVGKIFAFVLGLLGLFAFNVILILLAFFIYIAASGEAQQTVLKATFEGVCVRDVMTPRNELKTVTEIETVAELFERMFRERHTGYPVVRGGELVGVVTLDDASDIKEIERDAYRIEDIMSSDVATIQPDDDALTALRTMQENGVGRLPVVDEDGTLVGLISRTDLMTAFEVIQSGGSVSAFDDEAIPGPFDAGSPSK
- a CDS encoding DUF1508 domain-containing protein, which translates into the protein MSDQQPSGMLQSLYTNRIGTARTDDEIFGYWLFVIGVLAGLLGVIVFAVTDAQTVSRGIGYALAALAPPLIMIGAVIRFPLRRTAMWLAVVGGLLSVGAVVWFLSVFPGGWPRATGRIDIIGVYTVGLIVIGLAGTVVPLWTDPVYDEHAQLTETTERQRAELETSSARVEESQSRVDELEGDLAARQEELSELEEELSEREAELAALHSSSARFELFEDRGGKHRWRLRHRNGNVIAAAGQGYSSRQKCQQGMHSVMRNALGAGVLRLESEAVETTTEDGEPVPEDADEPDLAVPSVDEDLESAATFEVFEDEGGRWRWRLRHENGNIVADSGEGYASKSNTRRAMRNVRDHVSAADYLDIDPAAFEVYRDRAGQYRWRLLHENGNILGDSGQGYTRRSDARKGLESVRKNVTEAPIVDPGTEPEEETNTDAVFEVYEDKGGEWRWRLVHRNGNVIADSGEGYSARSGCIEAVDRVREYAREADVLDVERAAFEVYEDKGGEWRWRLRHRNGNIIADSGEGYASRSGCIEAVERVKRHAPGAGDEEIET
- the dnaG gene encoding DNA primase DnaG encodes the protein MNDTAKYLIHATIAADGVVERSDVVGAVFGQTEGLLGEELDLRELQQASKVGRIDVQIESENGQSFGEVTIASSLNKAETAILAASLETITRVGPCHAHIEVADIEDVRAAKRRAVVDRAKELLAEGFDESIISSEEILTEVRESARIDDIDEYDGLPAGPRVYDSDAVIVVEGRADVGRLLQCGIKNAVAVEGTNVPDAIADLTEERTVTAFLDGDRGGELILQELAQVGNVDYVTFAPAGRSVEELDRTEVMDALRAKVPYAQIADEPNARLSLQGDGTDPLSGSRVPTDPATPDRIDDGDTEDESEETATDDQQAETGETNDRDVESTVDVEPSEGSELAEPEVAQSDADGVDTGDGPGGDEEPRDRGEPDPTEDAPGEPDADASTEEPRTLRSHVEEVITESTGLARLLDAEFELLEEIDAEEAFDVVERREAAPHAVVLDGEATQRLLDVAAQRGVDQLVARSAGEYVKKPIGTRVLTADQLLVEA
- a CDS encoding DUF3311 domain-containing protein, producing MPRTETVLWALAFLLLVVFSVPWFLWGNATVVAGLPIWLWWHIGWMMLAAIVFYAFTRRAWDREMGIDPDSNGETP